One Acidobacteriota bacterium DNA segment encodes these proteins:
- a CDS encoding phosphoribosyl-AMP cyclohydrolase gives MKNQLHPVLTAACGLALAAIATSAAAQPISEQAVVDAQETWGEGIVAIAKVHADGGDYTARATEHINDLYAYGETSVMFKPTMAADDQFRETHDEALSYFIGQDGTEDKGFAISGWTNVRWESNGIYTNDASAMAMGNYY, from the coding sequence ATGAAGAATCAACTACATCCTGTTCTGACCGCGGCCTGCGGCCTCGCCCTTGCCGCCATTGCGACGTCAGCTGCAGCGCAACCGATCTCCGAACAGGCTGTCGTCGATGCACAGGAAACTTGGGGCGAGGGTATCGTCGCGATCGCCAAAGTCCATGCCGATGGCGGCGACTACACCGCCCGTGCGACGGAACACATCAATGACCTCTATGCATATGGCGAGACCAGCGTCATGTTCAAGCCGACCATGGCAGCGGACGATCAGTTCCGTGAAACGCATGACGAAGCTCTGAGCTATTTCATTGGGCAAGACGGAACGGAGGACAAGGGGTTCGCAATCTCGGGCTGGACCAATGTTCGGTGGGAGAGCAACGGCATCTACACCAACGACGCCTCCGCAATGGCCATGGGCAACTACTACTT